In a single window of the Niabella ginsenosidivorans genome:
- a CDS encoding M28 family peptidase: protein MRIRISALAAFLLVFYPDIASAQKAGDVLTPATTRTTLQFLASDAMKGRAVFSPEIDKAASMIAESFKKSGLQPLKGDSFLQSFSVYSAAFKDLSAIIDQKEVPKDNIIVITGAPELSVTEQSGYKIESVKSGENFFRKASELVHNNKNTIVLVDASFAASFKRLIVFKRIFFKRDYSTLFILGNPAMKTFSINASHTIKERRLANVAGILPGRSKKEEYVIFSAHYDHLGIGQPENGDSIYNGANDDASGTTAVLMLADYFGKLKNNERSIIFTTFTAEESGGFGSQYFSKQLNPAAITAMLNIEMIGTDSKWGKNSAYITGFEKSGLGAILQKNLKGTGFEFYPDPYPDQQLFYRSDNATLAKLGVPAHTISTSKMDNEPHYHKPGDEIETLDLDNMTEIIRSIGLSAKTIISGEDTPSRVKEE, encoded by the coding sequence ATGCGTATCCGTATTTCAGCGCTGGCAGCTTTCCTGCTTGTATTTTACCCGGACATTGCATCCGCTCAAAAAGCCGGAGATGTATTAACGCCCGCCACAACCCGTACCACCCTTCAGTTCCTGGCCTCCGATGCCATGAAAGGGCGTGCCGTTTTCTCACCGGAAATAGACAAAGCCGCCTCCATGATTGCGGAGTCTTTTAAAAAAAGCGGCCTGCAACCATTAAAAGGGGATAGTTTTTTACAATCCTTTTCTGTTTACAGCGCAGCTTTCAAAGACCTTTCAGCCATCATTGATCAAAAAGAGGTTCCCAAAGACAATATCATCGTAATTACAGGAGCGCCTGAATTATCTGTTACGGAACAATCAGGTTATAAGATCGAATCTGTTAAAAGCGGAGAGAACTTTTTCCGTAAGGCAAGTGAATTGGTGCATAACAATAAAAACACGATCGTGCTGGTAGACGCCTCTTTTGCAGCCAGCTTCAAACGCCTGATCGTATTTAAAAGGATTTTTTTCAAAAGAGACTATTCTACCCTCTTTATTTTGGGCAATCCGGCAATGAAGACCTTCTCCATCAATGCTTCGCATACCATAAAAGAACGCCGGCTGGCAAATGTAGCCGGTATTCTTCCGGGAAGATCAAAAAAGGAGGAATACGTGATCTTCTCCGCGCACTATGATCATCTCGGCATCGGGCAGCCGGAGAACGGGGATTCTATTTATAACGGCGCTAATGATGATGCTTCCGGAACAACAGCAGTGCTTATGCTGGCGGATTATTTTGGTAAACTGAAAAATAATGAGCGCTCCATTATTTTTACCACGTTTACGGCCGAAGAATCCGGTGGGTTCGGTTCGCAGTATTTCAGTAAGCAACTGAACCCGGCTGCAATTACAGCCATGCTCAATATTGAAATGATCGGAACGGACAGCAAATGGGGAAAAAATTCCGCCTATATTACCGGTTTTGAAAAATCAGGTCTCGGTGCTATCCTCCAGAAAAACCTGAAAGGCACAGGGTTTGAGTTCTACCCGGACCCTTACCCGGATCAGCAACTGTTTTACCGGTCAGACAATGCCACCCTGGCAAAACTGGGTGTGCCTGCCCATACCATTTCCACTTCAAAAATGGATAATGAGCCGCATTATCATAAACCTGGTGATGAAATAGAAACGCTGGATCTGGACAACATGACGGAGATCATCCGGTCGATCGGCCTTAGTGCAAAAACCATCATTTCCGGTGAAGACACGCCTTCCAGGGTAAAAGAAGAATAG
- a CDS encoding glycosyl hydrolase: MFRNVSLIMRWIFAGCLCLPANAQQTGPALNQLRTQFKNPPDSYKPGVYWYFMDGNLTADGVKKDLHAMKEAGISHVIFLEVNVGVPRGKIDFLSDQWLALFKVIEQEATLLGIDITLGIGPGWAGSGGPWVKPGQSMQHLVYSSVELDATAKGSVTLPVPAPVKPFFGEEALTPRLKQERDSFYRDVAVLAFPSPAENTSIDDIYNKALYYRAPFSSANNVKPYYAPEAIISSSSAKPGIPKASIIDLTKQLRKNGTLAWKPKTGKWTVMRFGVRNNGAVTRPAPLPGLGFEADKFDSTALQDHLDHYTGKILKTIEWKHQKKKGGLENLHIDSWEMGAQNWTENFRTAFIKKRGYDPLPFYPVYAGKIVVNNAISERFLWDLRKTAQELVLEQHAGFVKSYAHRNGLGLSIEPYDMNPAGDLELGSVADIPMCEFWSRGYGFNTQFSCIEATSIAHVQGKARVAAEAFTAQNNEAWKQYPGSLKNQGDWAFATGINRFFYHTFQSQILPDTLKPGMTMGPYGIHWDRNQTWWPMVRAYHQYVARCSYLLQQGNAVADILYLTPEEAPFVFEAPVSALSGDSLLRDRKGYNFDACPPTLIEKAVVKNGKICFPGGAAYELLVLPDYPAMSPRLLQKIMLLVKDGATVIGPPPVTAPGLSGYPVSETRVKKMTAALWGPLLQATDMATRKYGKGNIIWGSILKQQMDHLYCSYDILAGILKARGINENFGSDQPLRYTQRSLPGATIFFVSNTKDQAFTAECHFRASGKKAELWNPVNGTFRLINPVKQQQQISLSLSFAPWQSYFIIFTDAAAKEIPGTVATAIVQHRDTLKGSWNVSFDPKWGGPSQITFNQLSDWKLNSNEGIKYYSGTAVYRKTFDAPSMPGKNSNIYLDLGTVQQLASIKLNGHDLGVLWTAPWSVDISKWLRKKNNQLEISVANLWVNRLIGDQQFPDDGVINGNWPAWLLDQKPRTGKRYTFTTFNPYKKDDPLISSGLLGPVTLVWSK; this comes from the coding sequence ATGTTCAGGAACGTTTCACTTATCATGCGCTGGATCTTTGCGGGCTGTCTTTGCCTTCCTGCCAATGCGCAGCAAACAGGGCCTGCTCTTAATCAATTAAGAACACAGTTCAAAAATCCGCCCGACTCCTATAAGCCCGGTGTGTACTGGTATTTTATGGACGGCAATTTAACAGCGGATGGTGTGAAGAAAGACCTGCACGCCATGAAAGAGGCAGGGATTTCCCACGTTATTTTTTTAGAAGTAAATGTAGGCGTTCCACGAGGAAAAATAGACTTTCTGAGCGACCAGTGGCTGGCGCTCTTTAAAGTAATAGAGCAAGAAGCCACATTACTTGGCATAGATATTACCTTAGGCATCGGGCCCGGATGGGCAGGAAGCGGTGGTCCATGGGTAAAACCCGGTCAGTCCATGCAGCACCTTGTCTATTCTTCTGTAGAGCTGGATGCCACAGCTAAAGGATCCGTTACCTTACCCGTTCCCGCTCCTGTGAAACCGTTTTTTGGAGAAGAGGCACTAACGCCCAGGCTAAAGCAGGAAAGGGATTCATTTTACAGGGATGTTGCCGTACTGGCTTTTCCATCTCCTGCGGAAAACACGTCCATTGATGATATTTATAATAAGGCGCTTTATTACCGTGCACCTTTCAGCTCCGCCAATAATGTAAAGCCTTATTATGCTCCCGAGGCAATAATATCCTCCTCATCCGCCAAGCCGGGTATTCCAAAAGCTTCAATTATTGATCTTACAAAACAACTTAGAAAAAACGGTACCCTTGCGTGGAAACCAAAGACGGGGAAATGGACCGTGATGCGTTTTGGGGTGCGCAATAACGGCGCCGTAACGCGCCCTGCACCCTTGCCAGGCCTGGGATTTGAAGCGGATAAGTTTGACAGTACAGCATTACAGGATCATCTGGATCATTATACAGGTAAGATCCTTAAAACAATTGAATGGAAACATCAAAAGAAAAAAGGCGGCCTTGAGAACCTGCATATTGACAGCTGGGAAATGGGCGCACAGAACTGGACGGAAAATTTCAGAACTGCGTTTATAAAAAAAAGAGGCTATGACCCCCTCCCTTTTTACCCTGTATATGCTGGAAAAATTGTAGTAAACAATGCTATTAGTGAGCGCTTTTTATGGGACCTCCGCAAAACAGCGCAGGAGCTGGTGCTGGAGCAGCATGCAGGCTTTGTAAAGTCTTATGCGCACAGAAACGGGTTGGGGCTTTCCATTGAGCCTTACGATATGAATCCTGCAGGGGATCTTGAGCTGGGAAGCGTGGCAGATATTCCGATGTGCGAGTTCTGGAGCCGGGGGTATGGTTTTAATACACAATTCAGCTGTATAGAAGCTACTTCTATTGCACACGTTCAGGGAAAGGCCCGGGTGGCAGCAGAGGCGTTTACAGCACAAAACAATGAAGCATGGAAACAATATCCCGGTTCTTTAAAAAACCAGGGCGATTGGGCCTTTGCCACGGGAATCAACCGTTTTTTTTATCATACGTTCCAGAGCCAGATATTGCCAGACACACTGAAACCTGGTATGACGATGGGGCCATACGGCATACACTGGGATCGGAATCAAACCTGGTGGCCGATGGTGCGCGCGTATCATCAATACGTTGCCAGATGTTCCTACCTGTTGCAGCAGGGCAATGCAGTTGCAGATATTCTTTACCTGACGCCTGAAGAGGCTCCTTTTGTTTTTGAAGCACCTGTTTCTGCCTTATCAGGCGACTCCCTGTTGCGGGACCGTAAAGGTTATAATTTTGATGCCTGCCCGCCCACCCTCATTGAAAAAGCAGTAGTAAAGAACGGGAAAATCTGTTTTCCCGGGGGCGCAGCATATGAGCTGCTGGTATTGCCTGATTACCCTGCAATGTCGCCCCGGCTTTTACAAAAAATAATGCTGCTGGTAAAGGACGGGGCCACTGTTATAGGCCCGCCACCAGTAACAGCACCTGGTCTGTCAGGCTATCCGGTAAGTGAGACCCGGGTAAAAAAAATGACAGCCGCATTGTGGGGGCCTCTATTACAGGCAACCGATATGGCTACCCGAAAATATGGAAAGGGCAATATTATATGGGGCAGCATTCTGAAACAACAGATGGATCACCTGTACTGCTCATATGATATCCTGGCAGGCATACTGAAAGCCAGGGGAATTAACGAAAATTTCGGCAGTGATCAGCCCTTGCGTTATACACAGCGAAGCCTGCCCGGAGCAACCATATTTTTTGTATCCAATACAAAAGATCAGGCGTTCACTGCTGAATGCCATTTCCGGGCATCCGGAAAAAAAGCAGAGCTATGGAACCCTGTTAACGGCACTTTCCGGCTCATAAACCCTGTTAAACAACAACAACAAATATCCCTGTCGCTTTCCTTTGCTCCCTGGCAAAGCTATTTCATCATTTTTACAGATGCAGCAGCAAAGGAGATACCCGGTACTGTGGCAACGGCTATTGTACAGCACCGGGACACATTGAAGGGAAGCTGGAACGTTTCCTTCGATCCTAAATGGGGCGGCCCTTCACAAATTACCTTTAACCAGCTCTCTGACTGGAAGCTCAACAGTAATGAAGGGATAAAATATTATTCCGGAACCGCTGTTTACCGGAAAACATTTGATGCGCCTTCCATGCCGGGTAAGAACAGCAATATATATCTGGATCTTGGCACTGTTCAGCAACTGGCAAGCATAAAATTAAACGGTCATGATCTGGGAGTGTTATGGACCGCGCCATGGAGCGTTGATATCAGCAAATGGCTGCGTAAAAAAAACAACCAGCTGGAGATCAGTGTTGCCAATCTCTGGGTCAACCGGCTTATTGGTGATCAGCAGTTTCCTGACGATGGAGTTATAAATGGTAATTGGCCGGCATGGCTGCTTGATCAAAAACCAAGAACAGGTAAACGATATACTTTTACCACGTTCAACCCTTATAAAAAAGACGATCCGCTGATCAGCTCAGGACTGCTGGGGCCTGTAACACTGGTGTGGTCAAAATGA
- the purB gene encoding adenylosuccinate lyase translates to MNHERLAMNQYAMSLTSISPIDGRYHKQVQHLQEYYSEYALIKYRVIVEIEYLFFLAEKKFLKLSPSAKKHLRSVIENFSTEQAAAIKEIEKITNHDVKAVEYFLKNELEKTDAGDAKEWVHFGLTSQDVNNTAIPLLWKSSMEQELMPAFANLQSHLKELAKKWKEIPMLAKTHGQPASPTKLGKELMVFVERLENQIRLFSYIPYAAKFGGATGNFNAHHVAYPKTDWIRFGNEFVDEVLGLQRMQYTTQIEHYDNLAAHFDTIKRINTILLDLCRDIWAYISMEYFKQKTKAGEVGSSAMPHKVNPIDFENAEGNLGIANALLEHLSAKLPVSRLQRDLTDSTVLRNIGVPVAHTIIAIKSIEKGLGKLVLNEVKIKQDLDGNWAVVAEAIQTILRREKYPNPYEALKALTRGKEGITKAAIHAFIKGLKIPADLKKELRQITPFNYTGVTAKY, encoded by the coding sequence ATGAACCATGAACGATTAGCTATGAACCAGTATGCTATGTCTTTAACTTCCATTTCGCCTATCGATGGCCGCTATCATAAACAGGTACAACATTTACAGGAATATTACAGTGAATACGCTTTAATTAAATATCGAGTTATAGTAGAAATCGAATACCTGTTTTTCCTGGCAGAAAAAAAGTTTTTAAAGCTGTCCCCCAGTGCAAAAAAACACCTGCGCTCAGTTATAGAAAATTTCAGTACAGAACAGGCTGCCGCCATAAAGGAAATTGAGAAGATCACCAATCATGATGTGAAAGCGGTTGAATATTTTTTAAAAAATGAGCTGGAAAAAACAGATGCAGGTGATGCGAAGGAATGGGTCCATTTCGGGCTGACATCGCAGGATGTGAATAATACTGCCATCCCTCTGCTTTGGAAAAGCAGCATGGAGCAGGAACTGATGCCGGCTTTTGCAAACCTGCAATCCCATTTAAAAGAGCTGGCAAAAAAATGGAAGGAGATACCAATGCTGGCCAAAACACATGGGCAGCCGGCATCGCCCACAAAGCTGGGAAAAGAACTGATGGTTTTTGTAGAGCGGCTGGAAAACCAGATCCGGTTGTTTTCCTACATCCCGTATGCTGCAAAATTCGGCGGAGCTACTGGAAATTTTAATGCGCATCATGTAGCTTATCCAAAAACAGACTGGATCAGATTCGGAAATGAATTTGTTGATGAAGTTTTGGGCCTTCAGCGGATGCAGTATACCACGCAGATTGAGCATTATGACAACCTGGCTGCTCATTTTGACACCATCAAACGCATCAATACGATCCTGCTGGACCTTTGCAGGGATATATGGGCCTACATCAGTATGGAGTATTTTAAACAAAAAACAAAAGCCGGAGAAGTTGGCTCATCAGCGATGCCCCATAAGGTCAACCCGATCGATTTTGAGAACGCGGAAGGAAACCTGGGCATTGCCAATGCCTTGCTGGAGCACCTTTCTGCCAAACTACCGGTAAGCCGGTTGCAGCGCGATTTAACGGATAGTACCGTGCTCCGCAACATAGGTGTTCCGGTGGCGCATACTATTATTGCCATAAAAAGTATTGAAAAGGGGCTGGGCAAGCTGGTATTAAACGAGGTGAAAATAAAACAGGATCTGGACGGCAACTGGGCCGTTGTTGCCGAGGCCATTCAAACTATTTTGCGCAGGGAAAAATATCCCAATCCTTATGAAGCGCTGAAAGCGCTTACAAGAGGAAAGGAAGGAATTACAAAAGCAGCAATCCATGCGTTTATTAAGGGGTTGAAAATTCCGGCAGACTTAAAAAAGGAGCTGCGGCAGATCACTCCTTTTAACTACACGGGTGTAACAGCAAAATATTAA
- a CDS encoding menaquinone biosynthetic enzyme MqnA/MqnD family protein, with protein MHKNKGFSVEEKIRVGIINYLNTRPLLYGLQHPPINRQIELIEDVPARLAEMLINDQIDVGLVPVAITKRLPQYFINGSYCIGAIGDVASVCVFSQVPLEQVEKIYLDYQSRSSVALCKWLIKNHWKIQPEIIDAQNESYLKAIKGTTAGLVIGDRALQQRPKFEYIYDLAGEWKAATGLPFVFAAWISTKKLPEDFIKEFDKANAYGLSHLEEVIAQIPEGIYDLNKYYSQDLSYTLDNEKRKGLEQFLKILSSPS; from the coding sequence TTGCACAAAAATAAAGGATTTAGCGTGGAAGAAAAGATAAGAGTAGGAATTATTAATTACCTCAATACAAGACCCCTGTTATACGGATTACAACACCCACCCATTAACCGGCAAATAGAACTGATTGAAGATGTGCCCGCACGGCTGGCAGAAATGCTGATTAATGACCAGATCGATGTAGGACTGGTACCGGTGGCTATTACCAAAAGACTGCCGCAGTATTTTATTAACGGAAGCTATTGCATCGGAGCTATTGGGGATGTGGCTTCTGTTTGTGTGTTCAGCCAGGTTCCGCTGGAACAGGTAGAAAAGATTTATCTGGACTATCAAAGCCGTTCTTCTGTTGCGCTCTGCAAATGGCTGATCAAAAACCACTGGAAGATACAGCCCGAAATAATTGACGCACAAAATGAATCATACCTGAAAGCCATAAAAGGTACCACTGCAGGTCTTGTTATTGGCGATCGCGCTTTACAGCAACGCCCAAAATTTGAATACATCTATGACCTTGCCGGTGAATGGAAGGCCGCCACAGGCCTGCCTTTTGTTTTTGCCGCATGGATCAGCACCAAAAAACTCCCGGAAGACTTTATAAAAGAATTTGACAAGGCTAATGCTTATGGGCTAAGCCACCTGGAGGAAGTGATCGCTCAAATTCCGGAAGGCATTTATGACCTCAATAAATATTATTCGCAGGATCTGAGCTATACACTGGATAATGAAAAAAGAAAGGGGCTGGAGCAATTTTTAAAGATACTTTCTTCTCCGTCCTGA
- a CDS encoding glycosyl hydrolase yields MLRKLFLSGCALAGVFCGTAQQATATLAFKNPPLIYRPGCYYYWISDNISKKGIEKDIRAMADAGIGRAFIGNVGFPESELSLKQGSAKLFSDNWWEATIAAVKAGAKNGVDIGFFNGPGWSQSGGPWISEQQSMRYLDAQEIIVDGPGVVTKEFPSIPFFQQVAVMAFPQPAYEGQELSKVLSEVSSNVDHIAIHHAFDGDTTTAVDFPAKIETPVYIDIKTNQPFTARSLTLYAPGRSFFADVLLQVKTTAGYETVKSFSYDRTNTALNVGFRPWAPVVVTFPEQRAMAYRLVLDHIRGTAGFSEIRLMGAAGMERIEEKQLAKMYQTPLPLWNEYQWEPQSPVTDKKAIVDPAGITDLTSMVSSSGKLSWKAPPGKWVILRFGMLPTGVTNAPATPEGRGYDVDKMNRAAVTAHFNAFIGKIRSRIPQEDQKAFKYVVADSYETGSQNWTDGFAASFKKKYGYDPLKWLPVLTGRVVGSREQSDRFLWDVRRLVADKVAYDYVGGLRDACHGLGLGLWLENYGHWGFPSEFLMYGGQSDEVGGEFWAEGDLGGIECRAASSAAHIYGKTSVSGESFTAGGQPFMRYPALLKQRGDWSFTEGINNTIFHVYIQQPDDRLPGINAWFGTEFNRHNTWFKQGKAFIQYIHRCNYMLQQGKPVNDIAYFIGEDAPKMTGVTDPALPKGFQFDYINAEVIEKRLSVKDGKLVLPDGMSYRMLVLPRLETMRPELLQKITDLVKAGAVVLGPAPLRSPSLQNFPAADRRVQALSGALWANADGVHKKIAAFGKGTVMNGLTVQEALKAIRVIPDFVSNTSHKIAYTHRSMTGKEIYFISNQADTLVDFTPLFREGRGQPYFYDAVTGEQQKLTDYTQLPQGMKIPLRLDVHQSGFVVFHKNETLPPATGKNFPLPYETLILKNPWTVTFDTSYRGPLQPVVFEQLQDWSMHPDERIRNYSGTAVYKTTFRVDPKPGEKVLLNLNKVVAMATVRLNGEDLGTVWTAPYKVDATAALVKGENKLEIEVVNTWVNRMIGDSKLPEQERRTWSNINPYKPESPYMSSGLLGPVQLEMVR; encoded by the coding sequence ATGTTGCGAAAACTCTTTTTAAGTGGATGTGCACTGGCCGGTGTGTTTTGTGGTACTGCGCAGCAGGCTACTGCAACGCTTGCGTTTAAAAACCCGCCTCTTATATACCGGCCGGGCTGTTACTACTACTGGATCAGCGATAATATTTCGAAAAAAGGAATTGAAAAAGACATCCGTGCCATGGCAGATGCAGGTATTGGCAGGGCCTTTATAGGAAATGTGGGATTTCCGGAAAGCGAACTGTCTTTAAAGCAGGGCAGCGCAAAATTATTTTCAGACAATTGGTGGGAAGCCACAATTGCAGCTGTAAAAGCCGGTGCCAAAAATGGTGTGGACATTGGGTTTTTTAACGGGCCCGGATGGAGCCAGAGCGGCGGGCCGTGGATCAGCGAGCAGCAAAGCATGCGTTACCTGGATGCGCAGGAAATCATTGTGGACGGGCCGGGCGTTGTAACAAAAGAATTTCCATCAATACCTTTTTTTCAGCAGGTAGCTGTGATGGCGTTTCCACAACCGGCTTATGAAGGGCAGGAACTGTCAAAAGTATTGAGTGAAGTAAGTAGTAATGTTGATCATATAGCTATACACCATGCATTTGACGGAGATACAACGACGGCGGTTGATTTCCCCGCAAAAATAGAAACACCGGTGTATATTGACATTAAAACAAATCAGCCGTTTACTGCAAGATCGCTGACCCTGTACGCACCGGGAAGGTCTTTTTTTGCGGATGTGCTGTTACAGGTGAAAACCACAGCCGGATACGAAACGGTAAAGTCCTTTTCTTATGACCGCACCAACACGGCTCTGAATGTGGGTTTCCGCCCCTGGGCACCGGTAGTGGTCACATTTCCTGAACAACGCGCAATGGCTTATCGTCTTGTATTGGACCACATAAGAGGAACGGCAGGTTTTTCTGAGATCCGGCTAATGGGTGCTGCAGGCATGGAGCGTATTGAAGAAAAACAGCTTGCAAAAATGTACCAGACCCCGTTGCCGTTGTGGAACGAATATCAATGGGAGCCTCAGTCTCCGGTAACGGATAAGAAGGCAATCGTTGATCCGGCCGGGATAACAGATCTTACCAGCATGGTATCTTCATCAGGGAAATTAAGCTGGAAGGCACCTCCCGGTAAATGGGTGATTCTGCGTTTTGGAATGCTGCCCACCGGTGTTACCAATGCGCCGGCCACGCCGGAGGGAAGAGGATACGATGTAGATAAAATGAACCGTGCGGCTGTTACGGCACACTTTAATGCTTTTATAGGAAAGATCCGGAGCCGCATTCCGCAGGAAGATCAGAAAGCGTTTAAGTATGTGGTTGCCGACAGCTATGAGACCGGCTCCCAAAACTGGACGGACGGCTTTGCTGCATCATTCAAAAAGAAATATGGCTATGATCCTTTAAAATGGCTGCCGGTGCTTACAGGAAGGGTTGTGGGCAGCAGGGAACAAAGCGACCGTTTTTTATGGGATGTACGGCGGCTGGTAGCTGATAAGGTGGCATATGATTATGTAGGCGGATTGCGGGATGCCTGCCATGGCCTGGGGTTGGGCCTGTGGCTGGAAAATTATGGCCATTGGGGGTTCCCTTCCGAATTCCTTATGTACGGCGGGCAGAGTGACGAGGTGGGCGGAGAATTCTGGGCAGAAGGCGATCTGGGTGGCATTGAATGCCGGGCTGCATCTTCTGCTGCACACATCTATGGTAAAACAAGTGTTTCAGGGGAATCGTTTACGGCAGGAGGGCAACCTTTTATGCGTTATCCGGCTTTATTAAAACAACGTGGCGACTGGTCGTTTACTGAAGGCATCAATAATACGATCTTTCATGTATATATACAACAGCCGGACGACCGGCTTCCGGGGATCAATGCCTGGTTTGGAACGGAATTTAACCGGCACAATACCTGGTTCAAACAGGGAAAAGCATTTATTCAATATATTCACCGTTGTAACTATATGCTGCAGCAGGGAAAGCCGGTAAATGATATAGCATATTTTATCGGGGAAGACGCACCAAAGATGACGGGGGTCACCGACCCGGCATTACCCAAAGGCTTCCAGTTTGATTATATAAATGCAGAAGTGATTGAGAAAAGGCTCAGTGTAAAAGACGGAAAGCTGGTATTGCCGGACGGAATGAGCTACCGTATGCTGGTGCTGCCGCGGCTGGAAACCATGCGGCCGGAGCTGTTGCAGAAGATCACTGATCTTGTAAAAGCAGGAGCCGTTGTATTAGGCCCCGCTCCTTTGCGGTCTCCAAGCCTGCAGAATTTTCCTGCCGCAGATCGCCGTGTGCAGGCACTGTCCGGAGCGCTTTGGGCAAACGCCGATGGAGTGCATAAAAAGATCGCTGCGTTTGGCAAAGGAACGGTTATGAACGGTCTTACCGTGCAGGAAGCATTAAAAGCAATCCGGGTAATACCTGATTTTGTCAGCAACACCTCTCATAAGATCGCTTATACACATCGTTCCATGACCGGTAAAGAGATCTATTTTATCAGTAACCAGGCAGACACGCTGGTTGATTTTACTCCTCTGTTCCGGGAAGGTAGGGGGCAGCCTTATTTTTATGATGCCGTAACCGGCGAACAGCAAAAGCTCACAGATTATACCCAACTGCCTCAGGGTATGAAGATCCCGTTGCGGTTGGATGTGCATCAGAGCGGTTTTGTGGTTTTTCACAAAAATGAAACATTGCCACCTGCCACCGGCAAAAATTTTCCGCTGCCCTATGAAACCCTGATCTTAAAGAATCCATGGACGGTTACGTTTGATACCAGCTATCGGGGACCATTGCAACCGGTGGTATTTGAACAATTGCAGGATTGGAGCATGCATCCGGATGAAAGGATCAGAAACTATTCAGGCACGGCTGTTTATAAAACAACTTTCCGCGTGGACCCTAAGCCGGGAGAAAAGGTATTGCTGAATCTGAATAAAGTAGTGGCCATGGCTACGGTGCGGCTGAATGGGGAAGACCTTGGCACCGTTTGGACGGCGCCGTATAAAGTAGATGCCACAGCTGCATTGGTTAAAGGCGAAAATAAACTGGAAATAGAAGTGGTGAATACCTGGGTGAACCGTATGATTGGCGACAGTAAGCTGCCGGAACAGGAACGGCGTACCTGGAGCAATATAAACCCTTACAAACCGGAATCGCCGTATATGTCATCCGGGCTGCTGGGGCCGGTACAACTGGAAATGGTTCGCTAA
- a CDS encoding AraC family transcriptional regulator, translated as MNNYYKYLPISKVDKSWGLYVVNVGCTRIEKAQAYPPCNHPSHHYFKWDEGRIFDEFQLIYILNGEGLFESRSCPLIPVKPGTLLMLYPFEWHRFKPNDETGWEEYWIGCKGNILQNIYNYHFFPKEAPTYHLGVNESIINLFTDVIEQTQSEKTGYQQLVSGMLLHLLGKLFALSKQIRFDKKNKHEEVINQAMSIMHSNINSCISFEKLAGDFCVSYSLFRKEFKLYTGMSPHQYFIQLKLNKAKMKLLHSDASVKQIADELGFESAYAFSKIFKAKMGCSPNHYKKRFLL; from the coding sequence ATGAATAACTATTATAAGTACCTTCCGATCAGTAAAGTAGACAAGAGCTGGGGCTTATATGTGGTGAACGTTGGTTGTACCCGTATAGAAAAGGCGCAGGCATACCCGCCCTGCAATCATCCGTCTCATCATTATTTTAAATGGGATGAAGGCCGGATCTTTGATGAGTTTCAACTGATTTATATATTGAACGGAGAAGGGCTGTTTGAATCCAGGAGCTGTCCTCTTATACCTGTGAAGCCGGGCACGTTGCTAATGCTGTATCCTTTTGAATGGCATCGTTTTAAACCCAATGATGAAACGGGGTGGGAGGAATACTGGATCGGCTGTAAGGGAAACATCCTGCAAAATATTTATAATTATCATTTCTTTCCAAAGGAAGCGCCAACTTATCATCTCGGTGTCAATGAATCGATCATTAATTTATTTACCGATGTTATAGAACAAACACAATCAGAAAAAACGGGTTATCAGCAACTGGTATCCGGTATGCTGCTGCATTTGCTTGGAAAGCTGTTTGCATTGTCCAAACAGATCCGGTTTGATAAAAAGAATAAGCATGAGGAAGTGATCAACCAGGCAATGTCCATAATGCACTCGAATATCAATTCCTGTATATCATTTGAAAAGCTGGCTGGTGATTTTTGCGTTAGTTACTCCCTGTTTCGTAAAGAGTTCAAGCTCTACACGGGAATGTCTCCGCACCAGTATTTTATTCAGCTGAAGCTGAATAAGGCAAAAATGAAATTATTGCATTCCGATGCCTCGGTAAAGCAGATCGCAGACGAGCTGGGCTTTGAATCGGCCTATGCTTTCTCTAAAATTTTTAAGGCGAAAATGGGCTGTTCCCCCAACCATTATAAAAAAAGATTTCTTTTATAA